The Syngnathus typhle isolate RoL2023-S1 ecotype Sweden linkage group LG11, RoL_Styp_1.0, whole genome shotgun sequence genome contains a region encoding:
- the arhgef3 gene encoding rho guanine nucleotide exchange factor 3 isoform X3: MVAGQKRLGLLLHSLNLTSSVEISKHKSKQVPEPSAKRSKALVSGVTSLASLLPIKTAPLKRFGQTLQRSISFRTERALPPPPPPPLPPPRAPATPFSSSSSSMKTRVTSAAKSNSCSSTTSSSSGSTLSRVATGTGSAAKRRDSKLWSETFEVHLGATQTLSPKDIKRQEAIFELAQGEQDLVDDLKLAKKAYHDPMLTLSIMTEQELNQIFSTLDSLIPLHEDLLSRLCQARNPDGSTEHVGQILTEWLPCLSSYTAYCSNQVWAKALLDQKKQNLRVQDFLQRCQQSPFSRKLDLWNFLDIPRSRLVKYPLLLREILKHTPDHHPDRPHLDQAMLLVQGLVGDINRHTGESECEFYKDRLLYTEVGHRDALIQRSRTLSCHGELKNNRGLKLHVFLFQDVLVITRAVALNEQPVSYQLCRRPIPIRQLDLEDLEDGEMRVGGSIRGAFSNNERTKNFFRVSYRVSGGALQSHCFQASDAFNKQQWLNCIRQAKEAAQAQTARQDASCSADEVTAELESEEGMDPETEPEENKRLHEEGKAETGSEAAAGMETGQVELRVEMENHIGESHNGDAEEEMEEALNNDEERARKISKNPDQGKNEKP, encoded by the exons ATGGTTGCCGGGCAGAAGCGTTTGGGTCTTCTGCTACACAGCTTGAATTTGACGTCGTCCGTGGAGATCAGCAAGCACAAGAGCAAGCAAGTGCCG GAGCCGAGTGCCAAGCGCAGCAAAGCGTTGGTCTCCGGGGTGACGTCCCTAGCCAGCCTGCTGCCTATCAAGACGGCGCCGCTCAAAAGGTTCGGACAGACGCTGCAG CGTTCCATCAGCTTCCGAACGGAGCGAGCccttccgccgccgccgccgccacctcttcctcctcctcgggcTCCTGCCACccccttctcctcttcctcctcctccatgaAGACCCGGGTGACCTCAGCAGCCAAGTCCAACTCCTGCTCTTCCACAacttcctcttcctctggctCCACACTGTCCAGGGTTGCCACGGGGACCGGCTCAGCCGCCAAGCGTCGTGACAGCAAACTCTGGAGCGAGACATTCGAGGTCCACTTGGGGGCGACGCAAACGCTCAGCCCCAAAGACATCAAGCGACAGGAG GCCATTTTTGAGCTGGCTCAGGGCGAGCAAGATCTGGTGGATGATCTCAAATTAGCGAAAAAG GCTTACCACGACCCCATGCTGACGCTGTCCATCATGACCGAGCAAGAACTGAACCAGATCTTCAGTACTCTGGACTCACTGATCCCTCTTCATGAAG ACCTGCTGAGTCGCCTCTGCCAAGCTAGGAACCCAGACGGGTCCACGGAACATGTCGGACAGATCCTGACCGAGTGG CTGCCGTGTCTGTCATCGTACACGGCATACTGCAGCAACCAGGTCTGGGCCAAGGCCTTGCTGGACCAGAAGAAGCAGAACCTGCGGGTACAGGACTTCCTGCAGCGCTGCCAGCAGTCGCCCTTCAGCAGGAAATTGGACCTGTGGAACTTCCTGGACATCCCGCGCAGCCGGCTGGTCAAGTACCCGCTGCTTCTGCGCGAAATCCTCAAGCACACGCCCGACCATCACCCGGACCGGCCGCATCTGGACCAGGCG ATGCTGCTGGTCCAAGGTTTGGTGGGCGACATCAACAGGCACACAGGCGAGTCTGAGTGTGAGTTCTACAAGGACCGGCTGCTCTACACCGAGGTGGGCCACAGGGACGCCCTGATTCAACGCTCCAGGACGCTCAGCTGCCACGGCGAGCTCAAGAACAACAGAGGACTG AAGCTCCACGTGTTCCTGTTCCAAGACGTGCTGGTCATCACCCGTGCTGTGGCGCTCAACGAGCAGCCCGTCAGCTACCAGCTGTGCCGGCGACCCATCCCCATCCGCCAGCTGGACCTGGAGGACCTGGAGGACGGCGAGATGAGAGTGGGCGGCTCCATCCGGGGAGCTTTCAGCAACAACGAGCGCA CAAAGAACTTCTTCCGCGTGTCATACCGGGTTTCGGGTGGCGCACTGCAGAGTCACTGCTTCCAGGCCAGCGACGCTTTCAACAAGCAGCAGTGGCTCAACTGCATCCGCCAGGCCAAGGAGGCGGCGCAGGCCCAAACGGCACGCCAAGACGCCTCGTGTTCGGCAGATGAAGTTACGGCGGAGCTGGAATCAGAGGAGGGGATGGACCCGGAGACGGAGCCGGAAGAGAATAAAAGGCTGCACGAGGAAG GAAAAGCAGAGACAGGAAGTGAGGCGGCTGCGGGCATGGAGACGGGACAGGTCGAGCTGAGGGTCGAAATGGAGAACCACATTGGTGAGAGCCACAATGGTGATGCTGAGGAGGAAATGGAGGAGGCGCTTAACAATGACGAGGA gagggcaaggaaaattTCCAAAAACCCCGatcaggggaaaaatgagaaaccttga
- the arhgef3 gene encoding rho guanine nucleotide exchange factor 3 isoform X5, producing the protein MAAPRKKKRKQASRDADSLSLCTLDINEPSAKRSKALVSGVTSLASLLPIKTAPLKRFGQTLQRSISFRTERALPPPPPPPLPPPRAPATPFSSSSSSMKTRVTSAAKSNSCSSTTSSSSGSTLSRVATGTGSAAKRRDSKLWSETFEVHLGATQTLSPKDIKRQEAIFELAQGEQDLVDDLKLAKKAYHDPMLTLSIMTEQELNQIFSTLDSLIPLHEDLLSRLCQARNPDGSTEHVGQILTEWLPCLSSYTAYCSNQVWAKALLDQKKQNLRVQDFLQRCQQSPFSRKLDLWNFLDIPRSRLVKYPLLLREILKHTPDHHPDRPHLDQAMLLVQGLVGDINRHTGESECEFYKDRLLYTEVGHRDALIQRSRTLSCHGELKNNRGLKLHVFLFQDVLVITRAVALNEQPVSYQLCRRPIPIRQLDLEDLEDGEMRVGGSIRGAFSNNERTKNFFRVSYRVSGGALQSHCFQASDAFNKQQWLNCIRQAKEAAQAQTARQDASCSADEVTAELESEEGMDPETEPEENKRLHEEGKAETGSEAAAGMETGQVELRVEMENHIGESHNGDAEEEMEEALNNDEERARKISKNPDQGKNEKP; encoded by the exons ATGGCAGCCCCCCGCAAG AAGAAGAGGAAGCAGGCCAGCAGAGATGCCGACTCGCTCAGCCTCTGCACTCTGGACATCAAT GAGCCGAGTGCCAAGCGCAGCAAAGCGTTGGTCTCCGGGGTGACGTCCCTAGCCAGCCTGCTGCCTATCAAGACGGCGCCGCTCAAAAGGTTCGGACAGACGCTGCAG CGTTCCATCAGCTTCCGAACGGAGCGAGCccttccgccgccgccgccgccacctcttcctcctcctcgggcTCCTGCCACccccttctcctcttcctcctcctccatgaAGACCCGGGTGACCTCAGCAGCCAAGTCCAACTCCTGCTCTTCCACAacttcctcttcctctggctCCACACTGTCCAGGGTTGCCACGGGGACCGGCTCAGCCGCCAAGCGTCGTGACAGCAAACTCTGGAGCGAGACATTCGAGGTCCACTTGGGGGCGACGCAAACGCTCAGCCCCAAAGACATCAAGCGACAGGAG GCCATTTTTGAGCTGGCTCAGGGCGAGCAAGATCTGGTGGATGATCTCAAATTAGCGAAAAAG GCTTACCACGACCCCATGCTGACGCTGTCCATCATGACCGAGCAAGAACTGAACCAGATCTTCAGTACTCTGGACTCACTGATCCCTCTTCATGAAG ACCTGCTGAGTCGCCTCTGCCAAGCTAGGAACCCAGACGGGTCCACGGAACATGTCGGACAGATCCTGACCGAGTGG CTGCCGTGTCTGTCATCGTACACGGCATACTGCAGCAACCAGGTCTGGGCCAAGGCCTTGCTGGACCAGAAGAAGCAGAACCTGCGGGTACAGGACTTCCTGCAGCGCTGCCAGCAGTCGCCCTTCAGCAGGAAATTGGACCTGTGGAACTTCCTGGACATCCCGCGCAGCCGGCTGGTCAAGTACCCGCTGCTTCTGCGCGAAATCCTCAAGCACACGCCCGACCATCACCCGGACCGGCCGCATCTGGACCAGGCG ATGCTGCTGGTCCAAGGTTTGGTGGGCGACATCAACAGGCACACAGGCGAGTCTGAGTGTGAGTTCTACAAGGACCGGCTGCTCTACACCGAGGTGGGCCACAGGGACGCCCTGATTCAACGCTCCAGGACGCTCAGCTGCCACGGCGAGCTCAAGAACAACAGAGGACTG AAGCTCCACGTGTTCCTGTTCCAAGACGTGCTGGTCATCACCCGTGCTGTGGCGCTCAACGAGCAGCCCGTCAGCTACCAGCTGTGCCGGCGACCCATCCCCATCCGCCAGCTGGACCTGGAGGACCTGGAGGACGGCGAGATGAGAGTGGGCGGCTCCATCCGGGGAGCTTTCAGCAACAACGAGCGCA CAAAGAACTTCTTCCGCGTGTCATACCGGGTTTCGGGTGGCGCACTGCAGAGTCACTGCTTCCAGGCCAGCGACGCTTTCAACAAGCAGCAGTGGCTCAACTGCATCCGCCAGGCCAAGGAGGCGGCGCAGGCCCAAACGGCACGCCAAGACGCCTCGTGTTCGGCAGATGAAGTTACGGCGGAGCTGGAATCAGAGGAGGGGATGGACCCGGAGACGGAGCCGGAAGAGAATAAAAGGCTGCACGAGGAAG GAAAAGCAGAGACAGGAAGTGAGGCGGCTGCGGGCATGGAGACGGGACAGGTCGAGCTGAGGGTCGAAATGGAGAACCACATTGGTGAGAGCCACAATGGTGATGCTGAGGAGGAAATGGAGGAGGCGCTTAACAATGACGAGGA gagggcaaggaaaattTCCAAAAACCCCGatcaggggaaaaatgagaaaccttga
- the arhgef3 gene encoding rho guanine nucleotide exchange factor 3 isoform X2: MAAPRKKMSSFAFFSDERYFRGKKRKQASRDADSLSLCTLDINEPSAKRSKALVSGVTSLASLLPIKTAPLKRFGQTLQRSISFRTERALPPPPPPPLPPPRAPATPFSSSSSSMKTRVTSAAKSNSCSSTTSSSSGSTLSRVATGTGSAAKRRDSKLWSETFEVHLGATQTLSPKDIKRQEAIFELAQGEQDLVDDLKLAKKAYHDPMLTLSIMTEQELNQIFSTLDSLIPLHEDLLSRLCQARNPDGSTEHVGQILTEWLPCLSSYTAYCSNQVWAKALLDQKKQNLRVQDFLQRCQQSPFSRKLDLWNFLDIPRSRLVKYPLLLREILKHTPDHHPDRPHLDQAMLLVQGLVGDINRHTGESECEFYKDRLLYTEVGHRDALIQRSRTLSCHGELKNNRGLKLHVFLFQDVLVITRAVALNEQPVSYQLCRRPIPIRQLDLEDLEDGEMRVGGSIRGAFSNNERTKNFFRVSYRVSGGALQSHCFQASDAFNKQQWLNCIRQAKEAAQAQTARQDASCSADEVTAELESEEGMDPETEPEENKRLHEEGKAETGSEAAAGMETGQVELRVEMENHIGESHNGDAEEEMEEALNNDEERARKISKNPDQGKNEKP; encoded by the exons ATGGCAGCCCCCCGCAAG AAAATGTCTTCTTTCGCGTTCTTCTCAGATGAGCGCTACTTCAGAGGG AAGAAGAGGAAGCAGGCCAGCAGAGATGCCGACTCGCTCAGCCTCTGCACTCTGGACATCAAT GAGCCGAGTGCCAAGCGCAGCAAAGCGTTGGTCTCCGGGGTGACGTCCCTAGCCAGCCTGCTGCCTATCAAGACGGCGCCGCTCAAAAGGTTCGGACAGACGCTGCAG CGTTCCATCAGCTTCCGAACGGAGCGAGCccttccgccgccgccgccgccacctcttcctcctcctcgggcTCCTGCCACccccttctcctcttcctcctcctccatgaAGACCCGGGTGACCTCAGCAGCCAAGTCCAACTCCTGCTCTTCCACAacttcctcttcctctggctCCACACTGTCCAGGGTTGCCACGGGGACCGGCTCAGCCGCCAAGCGTCGTGACAGCAAACTCTGGAGCGAGACATTCGAGGTCCACTTGGGGGCGACGCAAACGCTCAGCCCCAAAGACATCAAGCGACAGGAG GCCATTTTTGAGCTGGCTCAGGGCGAGCAAGATCTGGTGGATGATCTCAAATTAGCGAAAAAG GCTTACCACGACCCCATGCTGACGCTGTCCATCATGACCGAGCAAGAACTGAACCAGATCTTCAGTACTCTGGACTCACTGATCCCTCTTCATGAAG ACCTGCTGAGTCGCCTCTGCCAAGCTAGGAACCCAGACGGGTCCACGGAACATGTCGGACAGATCCTGACCGAGTGG CTGCCGTGTCTGTCATCGTACACGGCATACTGCAGCAACCAGGTCTGGGCCAAGGCCTTGCTGGACCAGAAGAAGCAGAACCTGCGGGTACAGGACTTCCTGCAGCGCTGCCAGCAGTCGCCCTTCAGCAGGAAATTGGACCTGTGGAACTTCCTGGACATCCCGCGCAGCCGGCTGGTCAAGTACCCGCTGCTTCTGCGCGAAATCCTCAAGCACACGCCCGACCATCACCCGGACCGGCCGCATCTGGACCAGGCG ATGCTGCTGGTCCAAGGTTTGGTGGGCGACATCAACAGGCACACAGGCGAGTCTGAGTGTGAGTTCTACAAGGACCGGCTGCTCTACACCGAGGTGGGCCACAGGGACGCCCTGATTCAACGCTCCAGGACGCTCAGCTGCCACGGCGAGCTCAAGAACAACAGAGGACTG AAGCTCCACGTGTTCCTGTTCCAAGACGTGCTGGTCATCACCCGTGCTGTGGCGCTCAACGAGCAGCCCGTCAGCTACCAGCTGTGCCGGCGACCCATCCCCATCCGCCAGCTGGACCTGGAGGACCTGGAGGACGGCGAGATGAGAGTGGGCGGCTCCATCCGGGGAGCTTTCAGCAACAACGAGCGCA CAAAGAACTTCTTCCGCGTGTCATACCGGGTTTCGGGTGGCGCACTGCAGAGTCACTGCTTCCAGGCCAGCGACGCTTTCAACAAGCAGCAGTGGCTCAACTGCATCCGCCAGGCCAAGGAGGCGGCGCAGGCCCAAACGGCACGCCAAGACGCCTCGTGTTCGGCAGATGAAGTTACGGCGGAGCTGGAATCAGAGGAGGGGATGGACCCGGAGACGGAGCCGGAAGAGAATAAAAGGCTGCACGAGGAAG GAAAAGCAGAGACAGGAAGTGAGGCGGCTGCGGGCATGGAGACGGGACAGGTCGAGCTGAGGGTCGAAATGGAGAACCACATTGGTGAGAGCCACAATGGTGATGCTGAGGAGGAAATGGAGGAGGCGCTTAACAATGACGAGGA gagggcaaggaaaattTCCAAAAACCCCGatcaggggaaaaatgagaaaccttga
- the arhgef3 gene encoding rho guanine nucleotide exchange factor 3 isoform X1 yields the protein MQAGGGWQPPARPQKKMSSFAFFSDERYFRGKKRKQASRDADSLSLCTLDINEPSAKRSKALVSGVTSLASLLPIKTAPLKRFGQTLQRSISFRTERALPPPPPPPLPPPRAPATPFSSSSSSMKTRVTSAAKSNSCSSTTSSSSGSTLSRVATGTGSAAKRRDSKLWSETFEVHLGATQTLSPKDIKRQEAIFELAQGEQDLVDDLKLAKKAYHDPMLTLSIMTEQELNQIFSTLDSLIPLHEDLLSRLCQARNPDGSTEHVGQILTEWLPCLSSYTAYCSNQVWAKALLDQKKQNLRVQDFLQRCQQSPFSRKLDLWNFLDIPRSRLVKYPLLLREILKHTPDHHPDRPHLDQAMLLVQGLVGDINRHTGESECEFYKDRLLYTEVGHRDALIQRSRTLSCHGELKNNRGLKLHVFLFQDVLVITRAVALNEQPVSYQLCRRPIPIRQLDLEDLEDGEMRVGGSIRGAFSNNERTKNFFRVSYRVSGGALQSHCFQASDAFNKQQWLNCIRQAKEAAQAQTARQDASCSADEVTAELESEEGMDPETEPEENKRLHEEGKAETGSEAAAGMETGQVELRVEMENHIGESHNGDAEEEMEEALNNDEERARKISKNPDQGKNEKP from the exons ATGCAGGCAGGTGGTGGATGGCAGCCCCCCGCAA GGCCGCAAAAGAAAATGTCTTCTTTCGCGTTCTTCTCAGATGAGCGCTACTTCAGAGGG AAGAAGAGGAAGCAGGCCAGCAGAGATGCCGACTCGCTCAGCCTCTGCACTCTGGACATCAAT GAGCCGAGTGCCAAGCGCAGCAAAGCGTTGGTCTCCGGGGTGACGTCCCTAGCCAGCCTGCTGCCTATCAAGACGGCGCCGCTCAAAAGGTTCGGACAGACGCTGCAG CGTTCCATCAGCTTCCGAACGGAGCGAGCccttccgccgccgccgccgccacctcttcctcctcctcgggcTCCTGCCACccccttctcctcttcctcctcctccatgaAGACCCGGGTGACCTCAGCAGCCAAGTCCAACTCCTGCTCTTCCACAacttcctcttcctctggctCCACACTGTCCAGGGTTGCCACGGGGACCGGCTCAGCCGCCAAGCGTCGTGACAGCAAACTCTGGAGCGAGACATTCGAGGTCCACTTGGGGGCGACGCAAACGCTCAGCCCCAAAGACATCAAGCGACAGGAG GCCATTTTTGAGCTGGCTCAGGGCGAGCAAGATCTGGTGGATGATCTCAAATTAGCGAAAAAG GCTTACCACGACCCCATGCTGACGCTGTCCATCATGACCGAGCAAGAACTGAACCAGATCTTCAGTACTCTGGACTCACTGATCCCTCTTCATGAAG ACCTGCTGAGTCGCCTCTGCCAAGCTAGGAACCCAGACGGGTCCACGGAACATGTCGGACAGATCCTGACCGAGTGG CTGCCGTGTCTGTCATCGTACACGGCATACTGCAGCAACCAGGTCTGGGCCAAGGCCTTGCTGGACCAGAAGAAGCAGAACCTGCGGGTACAGGACTTCCTGCAGCGCTGCCAGCAGTCGCCCTTCAGCAGGAAATTGGACCTGTGGAACTTCCTGGACATCCCGCGCAGCCGGCTGGTCAAGTACCCGCTGCTTCTGCGCGAAATCCTCAAGCACACGCCCGACCATCACCCGGACCGGCCGCATCTGGACCAGGCG ATGCTGCTGGTCCAAGGTTTGGTGGGCGACATCAACAGGCACACAGGCGAGTCTGAGTGTGAGTTCTACAAGGACCGGCTGCTCTACACCGAGGTGGGCCACAGGGACGCCCTGATTCAACGCTCCAGGACGCTCAGCTGCCACGGCGAGCTCAAGAACAACAGAGGACTG AAGCTCCACGTGTTCCTGTTCCAAGACGTGCTGGTCATCACCCGTGCTGTGGCGCTCAACGAGCAGCCCGTCAGCTACCAGCTGTGCCGGCGACCCATCCCCATCCGCCAGCTGGACCTGGAGGACCTGGAGGACGGCGAGATGAGAGTGGGCGGCTCCATCCGGGGAGCTTTCAGCAACAACGAGCGCA CAAAGAACTTCTTCCGCGTGTCATACCGGGTTTCGGGTGGCGCACTGCAGAGTCACTGCTTCCAGGCCAGCGACGCTTTCAACAAGCAGCAGTGGCTCAACTGCATCCGCCAGGCCAAGGAGGCGGCGCAGGCCCAAACGGCACGCCAAGACGCCTCGTGTTCGGCAGATGAAGTTACGGCGGAGCTGGAATCAGAGGAGGGGATGGACCCGGAGACGGAGCCGGAAGAGAATAAAAGGCTGCACGAGGAAG GAAAAGCAGAGACAGGAAGTGAGGCGGCTGCGGGCATGGAGACGGGACAGGTCGAGCTGAGGGTCGAAATGGAGAACCACATTGGTGAGAGCCACAATGGTGATGCTGAGGAGGAAATGGAGGAGGCGCTTAACAATGACGAGGA gagggcaaggaaaattTCCAAAAACCCCGatcaggggaaaaatgagaaaccttga
- the arhgef3 gene encoding rho guanine nucleotide exchange factor 3 isoform X4 encodes MMGCCLFLYYRKKRKQASRDADSLSLCTLDINEPSAKRSKALVSGVTSLASLLPIKTAPLKRFGQTLQRSISFRTERALPPPPPPPLPPPRAPATPFSSSSSSMKTRVTSAAKSNSCSSTTSSSSGSTLSRVATGTGSAAKRRDSKLWSETFEVHLGATQTLSPKDIKRQEAIFELAQGEQDLVDDLKLAKKAYHDPMLTLSIMTEQELNQIFSTLDSLIPLHEDLLSRLCQARNPDGSTEHVGQILTEWLPCLSSYTAYCSNQVWAKALLDQKKQNLRVQDFLQRCQQSPFSRKLDLWNFLDIPRSRLVKYPLLLREILKHTPDHHPDRPHLDQAMLLVQGLVGDINRHTGESECEFYKDRLLYTEVGHRDALIQRSRTLSCHGELKNNRGLKLHVFLFQDVLVITRAVALNEQPVSYQLCRRPIPIRQLDLEDLEDGEMRVGGSIRGAFSNNERTKNFFRVSYRVSGGALQSHCFQASDAFNKQQWLNCIRQAKEAAQAQTARQDASCSADEVTAELESEEGMDPETEPEENKRLHEEGKAETGSEAAAGMETGQVELRVEMENHIGESHNGDAEEEMEEALNNDEERARKISKNPDQGKNEKP; translated from the exons ATGATGGGCTGCTGTCTGTTCCTTTACTATCGG AAGAAGAGGAAGCAGGCCAGCAGAGATGCCGACTCGCTCAGCCTCTGCACTCTGGACATCAAT GAGCCGAGTGCCAAGCGCAGCAAAGCGTTGGTCTCCGGGGTGACGTCCCTAGCCAGCCTGCTGCCTATCAAGACGGCGCCGCTCAAAAGGTTCGGACAGACGCTGCAG CGTTCCATCAGCTTCCGAACGGAGCGAGCccttccgccgccgccgccgccacctcttcctcctcctcgggcTCCTGCCACccccttctcctcttcctcctcctccatgaAGACCCGGGTGACCTCAGCAGCCAAGTCCAACTCCTGCTCTTCCACAacttcctcttcctctggctCCACACTGTCCAGGGTTGCCACGGGGACCGGCTCAGCCGCCAAGCGTCGTGACAGCAAACTCTGGAGCGAGACATTCGAGGTCCACTTGGGGGCGACGCAAACGCTCAGCCCCAAAGACATCAAGCGACAGGAG GCCATTTTTGAGCTGGCTCAGGGCGAGCAAGATCTGGTGGATGATCTCAAATTAGCGAAAAAG GCTTACCACGACCCCATGCTGACGCTGTCCATCATGACCGAGCAAGAACTGAACCAGATCTTCAGTACTCTGGACTCACTGATCCCTCTTCATGAAG ACCTGCTGAGTCGCCTCTGCCAAGCTAGGAACCCAGACGGGTCCACGGAACATGTCGGACAGATCCTGACCGAGTGG CTGCCGTGTCTGTCATCGTACACGGCATACTGCAGCAACCAGGTCTGGGCCAAGGCCTTGCTGGACCAGAAGAAGCAGAACCTGCGGGTACAGGACTTCCTGCAGCGCTGCCAGCAGTCGCCCTTCAGCAGGAAATTGGACCTGTGGAACTTCCTGGACATCCCGCGCAGCCGGCTGGTCAAGTACCCGCTGCTTCTGCGCGAAATCCTCAAGCACACGCCCGACCATCACCCGGACCGGCCGCATCTGGACCAGGCG ATGCTGCTGGTCCAAGGTTTGGTGGGCGACATCAACAGGCACACAGGCGAGTCTGAGTGTGAGTTCTACAAGGACCGGCTGCTCTACACCGAGGTGGGCCACAGGGACGCCCTGATTCAACGCTCCAGGACGCTCAGCTGCCACGGCGAGCTCAAGAACAACAGAGGACTG AAGCTCCACGTGTTCCTGTTCCAAGACGTGCTGGTCATCACCCGTGCTGTGGCGCTCAACGAGCAGCCCGTCAGCTACCAGCTGTGCCGGCGACCCATCCCCATCCGCCAGCTGGACCTGGAGGACCTGGAGGACGGCGAGATGAGAGTGGGCGGCTCCATCCGGGGAGCTTTCAGCAACAACGAGCGCA CAAAGAACTTCTTCCGCGTGTCATACCGGGTTTCGGGTGGCGCACTGCAGAGTCACTGCTTCCAGGCCAGCGACGCTTTCAACAAGCAGCAGTGGCTCAACTGCATCCGCCAGGCCAAGGAGGCGGCGCAGGCCCAAACGGCACGCCAAGACGCCTCGTGTTCGGCAGATGAAGTTACGGCGGAGCTGGAATCAGAGGAGGGGATGGACCCGGAGACGGAGCCGGAAGAGAATAAAAGGCTGCACGAGGAAG GAAAAGCAGAGACAGGAAGTGAGGCGGCTGCGGGCATGGAGACGGGACAGGTCGAGCTGAGGGTCGAAATGGAGAACCACATTGGTGAGAGCCACAATGGTGATGCTGAGGAGGAAATGGAGGAGGCGCTTAACAATGACGAGGA gagggcaaggaaaattTCCAAAAACCCCGatcaggggaaaaatgagaaaccttga